The genomic interval TTCTACTTCTCCTTTTTTGCCTCAGGTCTTGCAGAAGACTATGGGATTCTGCTATCAGATTTTAACGGAGCCAACTGCAGATCCCCGGAAGAAGGACGGTGCACTCCATATGATCGGGTCCTTGGCGGAAATTTTGCTGAAGGTATTTAGGACTGGCATGGTCTGCGTTTGTAAGAAGTAAGACAAAGCTCTGGTTCAGCATAGGGAGTAGGAAGGTGACCACTCGGCGCTCCACCAGAGCCTGCACATCCAGCGTTGGCGGTTTTAGTTGCCGTTTCTGTCGCCGCTTGCAATTTCCCCTTGCAGGATTATTAGCTACTCGGCTCTATTACCTGAGCTAATCCTTTATAATCTCCTTAAGTTATTATATCCAGAGTAATTGCTACAAAGATGAATCTAGTTCGGAGATGTTTCttgggacttgtagtgtccagCATCTTTTGGTTTTTAAATCTCAATATTGTGGACCATAGCAATGAAATGagttaccccagagctgcactcactattctgctccatATAGATAACTACTATGATGCTGTAATGGATGGCTTTGTGCCTAATATCCAGTCTTCTCTTGTACTTGTTCTCACTTCATCATTTTCTTACAGAAAAAGATCTACAAGGACCAGATGGAGTTCATGTTACAGAATCACGTGTTCCCCCTCTTCAGCAGCGAGCTGGGCTACATGAGGGCGAGGGTAAGTCAGTGTCCTGGATGTCGGTGGGATGTACAGGTGGCTGCGGGGCTGTGTGCACAGCGTCAGTCTGTGTCTAGTAAAGCAGTCTGCCTGCGTCTTGCTGGCTGACCGCTCTGCTCACACAAAACCTCGAGGGCCAAGATAACGGTGAGATCATAGTACTGGTCTAGTGACGTCTTCTGGACGCTTCCACCACTGGCCAGCCTCCAAATTCTCCAACATGTCCATACGCTAATTTAATTTTCAGGGGGGACCTTGGTTGTGATGTTGGTGTCTTCTAACTAGTGTAATATTTTGGCAGGCCTGCTGGGTTCTTCACTATTTCTGTGAAGTCAAATTCAAGATTGACCAAAACCTGCAGACGGCTTTAGAGTTGACCAGACGGTGTCTCATCGATGACCGGGAGATGCCTGTGAAGGTGGAAGCCGCCATCGCCCTCCAGGTTCTCATCAGCAATCAGGAGAAAGGTGCGACCTATTATATATGCGTGTACCTACCTGCATGTCTTGGCTAGGGAGAGTGTAGTCTTGGCATTGACTTATTCTGCACGGTACCACCTGGCTGTAGAGGAACTTGAGGTTGGATTCTCTGGTGGTGGTCTTATTGGGAAGCCATTGTGACTGTCTGCAATAATCAATCGCTGCTTTATATGGCGGATGTATTATCGGCCTTCTCTTGCTTTACAGCCAAGGAGTATATCGCCCCGTTCATCAGACCGGTGATGCAGGCCCTGCTGCACATCATTCGGGAGACAGAGAATGACGATCTCACCAACGTGATTCAGAAAATGATCTGTGAATACAGCGAGGAGGTGACTCCCATAGCGGTGGAAATGACGCAGCACCTGGTGAGTTTGTCCGGGGTGTGGTGGAGTTGGGCCATTTATTTGCTGCAGTACAGGAGTCCTGTACTGAACAGGGCAGTCCCAATTATTGCTGCACACAATGTGTGATGTATACACTGTCACAAACTGGTGGCCGCAGGGCTGTGTGCACAGTGTCAATCTGTGTCTAGTAAAGCAGCTTGCTGGCGTCTTGCTTGCTTTCTGCTCTGCTCACACAAATCCTGTGGCCCAAGATAACTAAGGGGATCATAGTACTGGTCTAGTGATGTCTCCACCACTGGTCAGCCTCCAAATTCTCCGACACGTCATAATGGCCACCAGATGAGACGAAGACTGgatttcttatgttttttttttttttccctaccacTTTCTCTTTTCCAGGCAATGACTTTCAATCAGGTTATACAGACGGGTCCTGATGAGGAGGGCAGCGATGATAAAGCCGTTACGGCAATGGGTATCCTCAACACCATTGACACCCTGCTCAGCGTTGTGGAAGATCATAAAGAGGTGAGCGCTTCCTGATGGCGTCAAACAACTTCTTCTAACACCGACTAGATCTGATAATGAAAAATTGGCCTTGGCAGCACATAATACCTTACTGACCCTCCTCCGGTCACAGAGACGTATGTGTATTGTGAGCCCGGAACTTCTATCAGCTCTGTTCACTTTATGGTCCTTTACATGTCTTGGTGCTTGTAATTCTAGTGGGGTTCCCCATGATatcagagggtccctctaaaggAAACGTCTGAATTCTGTGCCAATAGTTTTACCATTTTCTGTAATTCCTCAGATCACTCAGCAGCTGGAAGGAATCTGCCTCCAAGTCATCGGCACCGTTCTCCAGCAGCACGTTCTAGGTGAGCATCAGTCGGAGCTCTGCAGGGCCGTTCTGAGACTAGATGTATGGTGTGGATATGACTCTCTAAATCTTTGTGTCTATAGAGTTTTATGAAGAGATCTTCTCCCTGGCGCACAGTCTCACCTGCCAGCAGATATCGCACCAGATGTGGCAGCTCTTACCTCTGGTGTTCGAGGTCTTTCAGCAGGATGGATTCGATTACTTCACAGGTGAGTTTAGTGAAACTCGCAAAGATTTTAATGTATAATCCTCATATGCTCTAggaccatgatggcgaacctatggcacgggtgccataggtggcactcagagccctctctttgggcactcatccatggaacagattatactgtgtgggggccacggtgcagcagattatactgtgtgggggccacggtgcagcagattatactgtgtgggggccacggtgcagcagattatactgtgtgggggccacggtgcagtagattatactgtgtgggggccactgtggagcagaaacctctataaagccccattcgtatgaccatattttgcaggtctgtgattgtgtgcaattgtggatccgcacattaaggttaaattgcgatgttggcactttgtgataaatttgtgggttttgggttgcagtttgggcactcggtctctaaaaggttcaccatcactgctctaggacTTCTTTGGGCCTTGTTCACATAGTTTAGGTTTTGTCTGTATTTTTTCTGAAATCCAGTTATATATTTCACTGTGCAAAATAACTGAAATGTGTCTTTATTATATAGGAGGATTGTAGTTCTAGTACTTCTGATGTGGTATTGGGATGACTGCCTATCCTCTGTTTATCGCCTGTACTTTTCCTTTTAAATGGGGTTTAAGATTAAATATATGGCTAGTGAAGAATGTATTATTGACTTGTCTCTTGAATCTAAGCAGATATGATGCCCCTGCTGCATAACTACGTCACCGTGGACACAGACACCCTCCTATCTGATACCAAGTACCTGGAGATGATCTACAGTATGTGTAAAAAGGTAGGTGTGGGCTGGGTGACAAGGGATCTGCTGCTTTATAGGCCACTTATTGGATAGTAGTGTTTTTTTTGGGAGGCGGCAAGACCGAAAACAGTCTTGCATCCTAGTTACAGAGAAGCTGATGAGCATCTCCGATGTAAGAAGTCTCAGGTCCTGATCCCTGATGTGCTCACAGTGTAACGTTCCCTTACAGGTGCTGACCGGAGTGGCCGGAGAAGACGCTGAATGTCACGCAGCTAAACTGCTAGAAGTTGTCATTTTACAGTGTAAGGGACGTGGGATTGACCAGGTGAGAAGAGATTTACTCTATATTACACATTTGGGTACTTTGCGTCTGATTGAGGGTTCGTGtcgcccagtgatcaggagaacgggAAGCCAAAACTTCCCCTAAAGCCTTGTTAATGGAGCAGTGACATCTATACGATTACAGTGCTGGCAGTGAATAGAGCATCAGTCACACAAGTACATGGGTGCTCTGTTCACAGGGAGGCTTTAAGGGGACTTTCAGACCCCCATTCTCTTGGTCACTGAAGGTAGAGCCATCGGGGACCCAACAATCAGACACTGATTCCCTGTCagtgtccataacagcacaaccTATAACCAGGTGCAGGCACCTTGGTCATCTTGCTTTGCCGGTCCCATTCCTTGTCATTGTCAGCTTGTCTCGTTTCTTGCACAGTGTATCCCGTTATTTGTTGAAGCTGCTCTGGAGAGGTTAACTCGAGAAGTGAAGACGAGTGAGCTGAGAACAATGTGCCTCCAGGTGCCCATCGCTGCATTGTACTACAGTCCTCCCCTCCTTCTTAACACCTTGGAAAACCTGCGCTTCCCTAACACAGTGGAGCCCGTCACAAACCATTTCATCAAGCAATGGCTGAATGATGTGGACTGTTTCCTCGGGTGAGTGAACTTCTCCCAGCGTCTGGTTTTAATCTCCTTTGAGGGATCCGTGGCTTCCTGAGCCACATGGGTATAATACAGGAACTAacgtcagcttttttttttccctgtgcagGTTACATGATCGCAAGATCTGCGTCCTGGGACTTTGTGCTCTTATAGAACTTGAACAGAGGCCCCAAGTATTGGCCGAGGTCTCCACACAGATTCTGCCAGCGTTCATCCTCTTATTTAATGGTCTGAAGAGAGCTTACGCCTGCCATGCAGAGCAAGAAAACGACAGTGATGATGAAGAGGATGgtgaagaggaagatgaagctggtaagaaaaaaaaaaaaatgcagtgtcctTTATATTTTACCCTCttgaccactagagggagcagccTCTCTGCACTGTCAGTGCACCACACATTACAGATAACTACCAAAGGACCTATAattacatcatcaaaggtccttaagcaCAATGTCATACCATACACCTCTCCTTCACTACACTTAAAGCtcatagaaaacaaaaaaatctgctacaTGAGCAGAATATAAACTGCTTTTTATAAACTTCAGTGTAGTATTGCCGAGTTGTATATGTTACTGCTGCTGCTTAAGGACCTGTGGTTAGATCTAAGGTCCTTTCAGCAACTGTATGTGGCAGCTTAGGAGAGTTAGGGAAGTTGTTGATAATACTATGTTTTGCCTATATGATGGTTGAATAAACCTTAAAATTTGTATTCTGGCCTATGCAAGTTGACAATGACTTCCATCCGTTTTGGGTTTTGCATTAGTTCTCCTGTACATGGCTCCAGTGATTTTCACGCAGTCTGTCTCTTTCATAGAGCAGTTCATAGGTTGATGCAGCTGCCCAGTGTCATGGCGGGTCCCAGATTACTTCTGCACATAAAGTTCTGTTCTAAAACTTTGCAACTGCTTATGTTAGGTGGATATTTTTTTGCTAAAGTTAACCATTTCCGTTCTCCGATTCCAGAGCTTGGTAGTGATGAAGATGATATAGATGAAGACGGTCAGGAATACCTGGAGATGTTAGCCAAGCAAGCAGGAGAGGATGGGGATGATGAAGATTGGGAGGAAGACGACGCAGAGGAAACAGCACTCGAGGGTTATACTACTCTAATCGACGACGAGGATAACCCTGTAGATGAATATCAGATATTTAAAGCTATATTTCAGAGTAAGTGATATTTCTGTATCCTACGACTAATCAGCGCCAATGCCTCTCATGTACCCTGCATTACATGGGTTTGTGTCAATGTCCTGTCCATCTAGTATTATGATAATGACTGTGTGAATGTGCCTTGTTTCAGAGCTGCAGGGTCAGGACCCGGCCTGGTATCAGACGCTTACTCAAGGACTAAATGAAGAGCAAGGAAAACAGTTACAAGACATCGCCACGCTGGCAGATCAGAGGCGGGCAGCTCACGGTAAGTGATACCTCTCCTCTTTTATGCAGCAATCTCACCATCGTGAACATCTGAAAACAAAATCTCGCATGCTAAAGGCGCAGGATACAAATGCGTTGGTTCACTGTAAGGCTGGGTTTGCATGACAGAATTTGCAGCTgactttgaggcagattccttctCAAAATGCGCTCCAAATTCTTGCTGGAATCTGTCGTTTTCAGTGAGATTCTGAGATTGACTTtaggggagagggaggggagaaaaa from Leptodactylus fuscus isolate aLepFus1 chromosome 7, aLepFus1.hap2, whole genome shotgun sequence carries:
- the IPO7 gene encoding importin-7 isoform X2; the protein is MDPSILIEALRGTMDPALREAAERQLNESHKSVNFVSTLLQITMSEQLDLPVRQAGVIYLKNMITQYWPDREVTPGEVPTHTIPEEDRHCIRENIVEAIIQSPELIRVQLTTCIHHIIKHDYPNRWTAVVEKIGFYLQSDNSACWLGILLCLYQLVKNYEYKKPEERSPLIAAMQHFLPMLKERFIRLLPDPSEQSVLIQKQIFKIFYALVQYTLPLELINQPNLTEWIEILKTVVDRDVPAETLQVDEDDRPELPWWKCKKWALHILARLFERYGSPGNVSKEYNEFAEVFLKAFAVGVQQVLLKVLYQYKEKQYMAPRVLQQTLNYLNQGVSHAVTWKSLKPHIQGIIQDVIFPLMCYTDSDEELWQEDPYEYIRMKFDVFEDFISPTTAAQTLLFTSCSKRKEVLQKTMGFCYQILTEPTADPRKKDGALHMIGSLAEILLKKKIYKDQMEFMLQNHVFPLFSSELGYMRARACWVLHYFCEVKFKIDQNLQTALELTRRCLIDDREMPVKVEAAIALQVLISNQEKAKEYIAPFIRPVMQALLHIIRETENDDLTNVIQKMICEYSEEVTPIAVEMTQHLAMTFNQVIQTGPDEEGSDDKAVTAMGILNTIDTLLSVVEDHKEITQQLEGICLQVIGTVLQQHVLEFYEEIFSLAHSLTCQQISHQMWQLLPLVFEVFQQDGFDYFTDMMPLLHNYVTVDTDTLLSDTKYLEMIYSMCKKVLTGVAGEDAECHAAKLLEVVILQCKGRGIDQCIPLFVEAALERLTREVKTSELRTMCLQVPIAALYYSPPLLLNTLENLRFPNTVEPVTNHFIKQWLNDVDCFLGLHDRKICVLGLCALIELEQRPQVLAEVSTQILPAFILLFNGLKRAYACHAEQENDSDDEEDGEEEDEAELGSDEDDIDEDGQEYLEMLAKQAGEDGDDEDWEEDDAEETALEGYTTLIDDEDNPVDEYQIFKAIFQKLQGQDPAWYQTLTQGLNEEQGKQLQDIATLADQRRAAHESKMIEKHGGYKFNAPVVPSSFNFGGPAPGMN
- the IPO7 gene encoding importin-7 isoform X1, yielding MDPSILIEALRGTMDPALREAAERQLNESHKSVNFVSTLLQITMSEQLDLPVRQAGVIYLKNMITQYWPDREVTPGEVPTHTIPEEDRHCIRENIVEAIIQSPELIRVQLTTCIHHIIKHDYPNRWTAVVEKIGFYLQSDNSACWLGILLCLYQLVKNYEYKKPEERSPLIAAMQHFLPMLKERFIRLLPDPSEQSVLIQKQIFKIFYALVQYTLPLELINQPNLTEWIEILKTVVDRDVPAETLQVDEDDRPELPWWKCKKWALHILARLFERYGSPGNVSKEYNEFAEVFLKAFAVGVQQVLLKVLYQYKEKQYMAPRVLQQTLNYLNQGVSHAVTWKSLKPHIQGIIQDVIFPLMCYTDSDEELWQEDPYEYIRMKFDVFEDFISPTTAAQTLLFTSCSKRKEVLQKTMGFCYQILTEPTADPRKKDGALHMIGSLAEILLKKKIYKDQMEFMLQNHVFPLFSSELGYMRARACWVLHYFCEVKFKIDQNLQTALELTRRCLIDDREMPVKVEAAIALQVLISNQEKAKEYIAPFIRPVMQALLHIIRETENDDLTNVIQKMICEYSEEVTPIAVEMTQHLAMTFNQVIQTGPDEEGSDDKAVTAMGILNTIDTLLSVVEDHKEITQQLEGICLQVIGTVLQQHVLEFYEEIFSLAHSLTCQQISHQMWQLLPLVFEVFQQDGFDYFTADMMPLLHNYVTVDTDTLLSDTKYLEMIYSMCKKVLTGVAGEDAECHAAKLLEVVILQCKGRGIDQCIPLFVEAALERLTREVKTSELRTMCLQVPIAALYYSPPLLLNTLENLRFPNTVEPVTNHFIKQWLNDVDCFLGLHDRKICVLGLCALIELEQRPQVLAEVSTQILPAFILLFNGLKRAYACHAEQENDSDDEEDGEEEDEAELGSDEDDIDEDGQEYLEMLAKQAGEDGDDEDWEEDDAEETALEGYTTLIDDEDNPVDEYQIFKAIFQKLQGQDPAWYQTLTQGLNEEQGKQLQDIATLADQRRAAHESKMIEKHGGYKFNAPVVPSSFNFGGPAPGMN